One Cellulomonas soli DNA window includes the following coding sequences:
- a CDS encoding response regulator: MRVVLAEDSVLLREGLVRLLQEAGHAVVAAVGSAPDLMSAVREHRPDLAVVDVRMPPDHTDDGLRAAVALRREQPGLGVLVLSQYVEETYARDLLADGRGGVGYLLKDRVQDLDVLASTLDRVAAGDTALDPQVVAQLLVRRPVGSPLDALSPREREVLEHVAQGRTNAAIAERLVVTHGAVEKHVSNIFTKLGLTASDSDHRRVLAVLAWLRG; this comes from the coding sequence CTGCAGGAGGCGGGCCATGCCGTCGTCGCGGCCGTCGGCTCGGCGCCAGACCTGATGAGCGCCGTCCGTGAGCATCGGCCGGACCTCGCCGTCGTCGACGTGCGGATGCCGCCCGACCACACCGACGACGGTCTGCGCGCCGCGGTCGCGCTGCGCAGGGAGCAGCCAGGGCTCGGCGTGCTGGTCCTGTCGCAGTACGTCGAGGAGACGTACGCCCGCGACCTGCTGGCCGACGGCCGTGGCGGTGTGGGCTACCTGCTCAAGGACCGTGTCCAGGACCTCGACGTCCTCGCCTCGACGCTCGACCGGGTCGCCGCGGGCGACACCGCACTCGACCCGCAGGTCGTCGCCCAGCTGCTCGTGCGCCGACCGGTCGGTTCGCCCCTGGACGCCCTGAGCCCCCGCGAGCGCGAGGTGCTCGAGCACGTCGCCCAGGGCCGCACCAACGCCGCGATCGCCGAGCGCCTGGTCGTCACGCACGGCGCGGTGGAGAAGCACGTGTCGAACATCTTCACCAAGCTCGGCCTGACCGCCTCCGACAGCGACCACCGCCGGGTGCTGGCCGTGCTCGCCTGGCTGCGCGGGTAG
- a CDS encoding PadR family transcriptional regulator — MSIEIYTLSVLRNGPVHGYELKRRVRRPSIAPVNNNSLYPALRRLEQAGAVTKTVEPQEGRPARNVYAITPSGRDLLLDLVSTLPPELAGDDEEFLLRVSFFDEVPPGGRHAVLQARRDVVEAALVQVRGLLAEPSPGPARPWRRRAQEQLVERLEQELRWLDELRAEADRA; from the coding sequence ATGTCGATCGAGATCTACACGCTGAGCGTGCTGCGGAACGGTCCGGTGCACGGCTACGAGCTCAAGCGGCGCGTCCGTCGACCCTCGATCGCCCCGGTCAACAACAACTCCCTCTACCCGGCCCTCCGGCGTCTCGAGCAGGCCGGGGCCGTCACCAAGACCGTGGAGCCGCAGGAGGGCCGGCCCGCCCGCAACGTCTACGCCATCACCCCGAGCGGACGGGACCTCCTGCTCGACCTGGTCTCGACCCTGCCGCCGGAGCTGGCGGGCGACGACGAGGAGTTCCTGCTCCGGGTGAGCTTCTTCGACGAGGTCCCGCCCGGCGGGCGCCACGCCGTCCTCCAGGCACGGCGCGACGTCGTCGAGGCCGCGCTCGTCCAGGTGCGAGGCCTGCTCGCCGAACCCTCACCGGGACCCGCTCGACCGTGGCGACGCCGGGCGCAGGAACAGCTCGTGGAACGCCTCGAGCAGGAGCTCCGATGGCTCGACGAGCTGCGGGCCGAGGCCGACCGCGCATGA
- a CDS encoding DHA2 family efflux MFS transporter permease subunit has protein sequence MSVTQEPTRTAASLGRVARYGLLIGPVLSMLDSSIVNVAVPDIAHELAAGLDTVQWVVSGYLLALAVGLALTAYASRRFGTMRVYTVSMILFVAVSAVCAIAPGIGLLIAARVVQGFVGAPLVPLALSVLLGKDGVGGGKVPMSAALVLFLAPALGPTLGGLLIGAGGWRWVFLVNVPVGVLGLLLLLRLPPVGAPARPGTRFDPAGFALLAGGLVSTLLGATRGTSQGWDHAAPYVLLLVGAVLLATYWRWAGRRAQPALRLDVVRGRPAVLVLVLQVLCSVITFGTVFLVPVFTQQVQGHTALATGVALLPQGVVMGLGTALGQRLSARIPLRTLVALGFAVLALSSTVLLLLTETTPLWVTALMLCGRAAAAGLVTTPLLVAFLAPLDEGELADGNTLYSITQRLGGSVGVSILGSVAASGATTGETLDAFHLVGAILVGLAVASAGLAWRLPRPVRVGRLSGSSPAA, from the coding sequence ATGAGCGTCACGCAGGAGCCGACGCGCACGGCCGCGTCCCTGGGCAGGGTCGCGCGCTACGGGCTGCTCATCGGTCCGGTGCTCAGCATGCTCGACTCGAGCATCGTCAACGTCGCCGTGCCGGACATCGCGCACGAGCTCGCGGCGGGTCTCGACACGGTGCAGTGGGTCGTCAGCGGCTACCTGCTCGCACTGGCCGTCGGGCTCGCCCTCACGGCGTACGCCTCCCGCCGGTTCGGCACGATGCGCGTCTACACCGTCAGCATGATCCTGTTCGTCGCGGTCTCCGCCGTGTGCGCGATCGCCCCGGGCATCGGCCTGCTCATCGCCGCGCGCGTCGTCCAGGGCTTCGTCGGGGCACCGCTCGTGCCGCTCGCCCTGAGCGTCCTGCTCGGCAAGGACGGGGTCGGTGGCGGCAAGGTCCCCATGTCGGCGGCGCTGGTGCTCTTCCTGGCTCCCGCGCTCGGACCCACGCTCGGCGGCCTGCTCATCGGCGCCGGCGGCTGGCGATGGGTCTTCCTGGTCAACGTGCCCGTCGGCGTGCTCGGGCTGCTGCTCCTGCTCCGACTCCCCCCGGTGGGCGCACCCGCCCGTCCCGGCACCCGGTTCGACCCGGCCGGGTTCGCCCTGCTCGCAGGCGGCCTGGTCTCGACGCTGCTGGGCGCCACCCGAGGGACGTCGCAGGGCTGGGACCACGCCGCGCCGTACGTCCTGCTGCTCGTCGGCGCCGTGCTGCTCGCGACCTACTGGCGCTGGGCCGGCCGTCGCGCCCAGCCCGCCCTGCGGCTCGACGTCGTCCGCGGACGACCCGCCGTGCTGGTCCTCGTGCTGCAGGTGCTGTGCTCGGTGATCACCTTCGGCACGGTCTTCCTCGTTCCCGTCTTCACGCAGCAGGTGCAGGGGCACACCGCGCTCGCGACCGGCGTGGCCCTGCTGCCGCAGGGCGTCGTCATGGGACTGGGCACCGCCCTCGGGCAACGCCTCTCGGCCCGGATCCCCCTGCGCACCCTGGTCGCCCTCGGGTTCGCCGTGCTCGCCCTGTCCAGCACGGTGCTGCTCCTGCTCACCGAGACCACCCCGCTGTGGGTCACCGCGCTCATGCTGTGCGGGCGCGCGGCCGCTGCGGGTCTGGTGACCACACCGCTGCTCGTCGCGTTCCTCGCACCGCTCGACGAGGGCGAGCTCGCCGACGGCAACACGCTCTACAGCATCACGCAGCGGCTCGGCGGGTCCGTCGGCGTCAGCATCCTCGGCTCGGTCGCCGCGAGCGGTGCGACGACCGGCGAGACGCTGGACGCGTTCCACCTCGTCGGCGCGATCCTCGTCGGGCTGGCCGTCGCGTCGGCCGGCCTGGCGTGGCGACTCCCCCGCCCGGTACGGGTCGGGCGCCTCAGCGGCAGCTCACCTGCCGCCTGA